The Raphanus sativus cultivar WK10039 unplaced genomic scaffold, ASM80110v3 Scaffold4076, whole genome shotgun sequence genome window below encodes:
- the LOC130507139 gene encoding uncharacterized protein LOC130507139 isoform X1, producing the protein MESSMKSIKPSLVKKRNNAQDVSKSWWRIKPFLALICTALLIFWYKTTYIQFEDTDLEEAGYPFDMAKESEPVDEKLRGLPRGIMQPRSDLELKPLWSTSSLRSKGVEMTNRNLLAIPVGIKQKGNVDTIVKKFLPANFTVVLFHYDGNMDQWWDLEWSSKAIHIVAQDQTKWWFAKRFLHPDVVFIYDYIFVWDEDLGVENFTPERYLEIVKSEGLEISQPALDSNSSGIHHKITVRFSTMIFHRFKLFIHERFFVCLRCKFLVLALQHDAEKHRRVYISRGHRVCSDASQDPPCTGFVEGMAPVFSRAAWFCTWNLIQNDLVHGWGMDMKLGYCAQGDRTKNVGIVDSEYIFHQGIQTLGESGHSEKKRHGHDSRTSIRRQSTWELQIFEERWNKAVEQDKNWIDPSSSKPKNNGNNRRLRRGKRIQETETTA; encoded by the exons ATGGAGTCGTCTATGAAGTCGATCAAACCATCActagttaaaaaaagaaacaatgcTCAAGATGTG AGTAAATCCTGGTGGAGAATAAAGCCCTTTTTGGCTCTCATATGTACAGCACTTTTGATCTTTTGGTATAAGACCACATATATTCAATTCGAAGATACAGAT CTAGAAGAAGCAGGTTATCCATTTGACATGGCAAAG GAATCAGAACCAGTCGATGAGAAGTTAAGAGGCTTGCCGCGTGGTATCATGCAGCCTAGATCAGACCTCGAACTGAAGCCTCTCTGGTCTACTAGTAGTTTGAGGTCAAAG GGTGTAGAAATGACTAACCGTAACTTGTTGGCGATACCCGTAGGAATTAAGCAAAAGGGTAATGTTGACACTATTGTAAAGAAG TTTCTTCCAGCGAATTTCACGGTTGTTCTGTTCCATTACGATGGTAATATGGATCAATGGTGGGATCTGGAATGGAGTTCGAAGGCCATACATATAGTTGCACAGGACCAGACTAAATG GTGGTTTGCAAAACGATTTCTCCATCCTGATGTTGTATTCATCtatgattatatatttgtttgggATGAGGATCTTGGAGTTGAGAATTTCACACCAGAGAG GTATTTGGAGATAGTTAAATCAGAGGGACTGGAGATATCGCAACCGGCTTTGGACTCAAACTCGAGTGGAATCCACCACAAAATCACAGTCCGTTTTAGCACAATGATATTTCATAGGTTCAAATTATTTATCCATGAgagattttttgtttgtttgcgaTGCAAGTTTTTAGTACTTGCTTTACAACATGATGCCGAAAAACACAGGAGAGTTTACATTAGTAGAGGCCATAGAGTTTGTTCTGATGCAAGCCAGGATCCTCCTTGCACAGG atttgtTGAAGGAATGGCTCCTGTGTTTTCAAGAGCTGCTTGGTTCTGCACTTGGAATCTTATACAG AATGATCTGGTTCATGGATGGGGAATGGATATGAAACTAGGGTATTGTGCACAG GGAGACAGAACGAAGAATGTAGGGATCGTGGATAGTGAGTATATATTTCATCAAGGCATTCAAACTTTAGGTGAAAGTGGACACTCTGAGAAGAAG AGACATGGCCATGATTCGAGAACCTCG ATAAGGAGGCAATCAACATGGGAGCTTCAGATTTTTGAAGAACGCTGGAACAAAGCGGTGGAACAAGACAAGAACTGGATCGATCCATCGTCATCGAAGCCGAAGAATAACGGTAATAACAGAAGATTAAGGCGTGGTAAGAGAATTCAAGAGACAGAAACAAcagcataa
- the LOC130507139 gene encoding uncharacterized protein LOC130507139 isoform X2 → MESSMKSIKPSLVKKRNNAQDVSKSWWRIKPFLALICTALLIFWYKTTYIQFEDTDLEEAGYPFDMAKESEPVDEKLRGLPRGIMQPRSDLELKPLWSTSSLRSKGVEMTNRNLLAIPVGIKQKGNVDTIVKKFLPANFTVVLFHYDGNMDQWWDLEWSSKAIHIVAQDQTKWWFAKRFLHPDVVFIYDYIFVWDEDLGVENFTPERYLEIVKSEGLEISQPALDSNSSGIHHKITVRFSTMIFHRRVYISRGHRVCSDASQDPPCTGFVEGMAPVFSRAAWFCTWNLIQNDLVHGWGMDMKLGYCAQGDRTKNVGIVDSEYIFHQGIQTLGESGHSEKKRHGHDSRTSIRRQSTWELQIFEERWNKAVEQDKNWIDPSSSKPKNNGNNRRLRRGKRIQETETTA, encoded by the exons ATGGAGTCGTCTATGAAGTCGATCAAACCATCActagttaaaaaaagaaacaatgcTCAAGATGTG AGTAAATCCTGGTGGAGAATAAAGCCCTTTTTGGCTCTCATATGTACAGCACTTTTGATCTTTTGGTATAAGACCACATATATTCAATTCGAAGATACAGAT CTAGAAGAAGCAGGTTATCCATTTGACATGGCAAAG GAATCAGAACCAGTCGATGAGAAGTTAAGAGGCTTGCCGCGTGGTATCATGCAGCCTAGATCAGACCTCGAACTGAAGCCTCTCTGGTCTACTAGTAGTTTGAGGTCAAAG GGTGTAGAAATGACTAACCGTAACTTGTTGGCGATACCCGTAGGAATTAAGCAAAAGGGTAATGTTGACACTATTGTAAAGAAG TTTCTTCCAGCGAATTTCACGGTTGTTCTGTTCCATTACGATGGTAATATGGATCAATGGTGGGATCTGGAATGGAGTTCGAAGGCCATACATATAGTTGCACAGGACCAGACTAAATG GTGGTTTGCAAAACGATTTCTCCATCCTGATGTTGTATTCATCtatgattatatatttgtttgggATGAGGATCTTGGAGTTGAGAATTTCACACCAGAGAG GTATTTGGAGATAGTTAAATCAGAGGGACTGGAGATATCGCAACCGGCTTTGGACTCAAACTCGAGTGGAATCCACCACAAAATCACAGTCCGTTTTAGCACAATGATATTTCATAG GAGAGTTTACATTAGTAGAGGCCATAGAGTTTGTTCTGATGCAAGCCAGGATCCTCCTTGCACAGG atttgtTGAAGGAATGGCTCCTGTGTTTTCAAGAGCTGCTTGGTTCTGCACTTGGAATCTTATACAG AATGATCTGGTTCATGGATGGGGAATGGATATGAAACTAGGGTATTGTGCACAG GGAGACAGAACGAAGAATGTAGGGATCGTGGATAGTGAGTATATATTTCATCAAGGCATTCAAACTTTAGGTGAAAGTGGACACTCTGAGAAGAAG AGACATGGCCATGATTCGAGAACCTCG ATAAGGAGGCAATCAACATGGGAGCTTCAGATTTTTGAAGAACGCTGGAACAAAGCGGTGGAACAAGACAAGAACTGGATCGATCCATCGTCATCGAAGCCGAAGAATAACGGTAATAACAGAAGATTAAGGCGTGGTAAGAGAATTCAAGAGACAGAAACAAcagcataa
- the LOC130507138 gene encoding uncharacterized protein LOC130507138, which translates to MRELERLETSMNHHQPWPPIGAPTNLRREEPCISRFDDDSVSAFSFGFVATAILISMFLVMAIFEKLVRTTTTNSDSSSGRILLGMESRVGFNGTSSKLGYQSPKMTVYTNGVSVLMPGDDIPTFIAHPVPVPRPPLHISQSQHQHSSSRDPSNSNSIQEC; encoded by the exons ATGAGAGAGCTTGAGCGCTTGGAGACGAGCATGAACCATCATCAACCATGGCCGCCCATTGGAGCTCCGACGAATCTCCGGCGAGAAGAACCATGTATATCACGATTCGACGACGACTCAGTTAGTGCATTCTCCTTTGGTTTCGTAGCTACAGCCATTCTCATTTCAATGTTCCTCGTCATGGCTATCTTCGAGAAACTCGTTCGAACAACAACCACTAACTCTGATTCCTCTTCTGGTCGGATCCTCTTGGGTATGGAATCTCGGGTCGGGTTCAATGGCACATCATCTAAGCTCGGTTACCAATCTCCAAAG ATGACTGTTTACACGAACGGAGTATCAGTATTGATGCCAGGAGACGACATCCCTACTTTCATTGCTCATCCAGTGCCCGTGCCTCGTCCTCCTCTACACATCTCACAGTCTCAGCATCAACATAGCTCATCAAGAGACCCCTCCAACTCAAACTCCATTCAAGAATGTTGA